One genomic window of Glycine max cultivar Williams 82 chromosome 16, Glycine_max_v4.0, whole genome shotgun sequence includes the following:
- the LOC100800172 gene encoding glucan endo-1,3-beta-glucosidase-like, with the protein MSVSAILLLVEILSSIGVLEFTGICYGINGNNLPSKQEVVDMFKSRGIPRMRIYSPDEEIIQALRGSRIELVMDVAGDTIQSLTDPNVAADWVHRYITSYSQDVNFKYIVVGNEVHPNYDLAPYILPAMTNIQNAISSANLVTKVSTAIDTTLVTNSYPPNNSVFTADASPYIGPIINFLVKNEAPLLANLYPYFAYVNNQKDIDLHYALFTQQGTNDIGYQNLFDAMLDSIYAALEKIGAPNLEVVVSESGWPSAGGDGALVDNAHVYYFRLIKHAYSGSGTPKRPGRPIQTFLFAMFDENQKPGAEVERHFGIFNPDKSPKY; encoded by the exons ATGTCTGTCTCCGCCATCTTACTGCTTGTTGAAATATTATCGTCCATTGGAGTACTAGAATTTACAG GAATTTGCTATGGAATAAACGGTAATAATCTACCATCAAAGCAAGAAGTTGTGGATATGTTTAAATCAAGGGGTATACCCAGAATGCGCATATACTCTCCAGATGAAGAAATAATTCAAGCCCTTAGAGGTTCAAGGATAGAGTTGGTGATGGACGTGGCTGGAGATACCATTCAATCTCTTACAGATCCCAATGTTGCTGCTGATTGGGTCCATCGTTATATAACATCCTATTCACAAGATGTCAATTTCAAGTACATTGTTGTTGGAAACGAAGTTCACCCCAATTACGATCTTGCCCCTTACATTTTACCTGCCATGACCAACATTCAGAATGCAATTTCATCAGCCAATCTGGTAACCAAGGTGTCAACAGCAATAGACACCACGTTGGTTACCAATTCCTACCCACCCAACAACAGTGTTTTCACCGCAGATGCAAGCCCATACATAGGGCCCATTATCAATTTCCTAGTGAAGAATGAAGCCCCACTTCTTGCCAACTTGTACCCTTACTTTGCTTATGTTAATAATCAGAAAGACATTGATCTTCACTATGCTCTTTTTACTCAACAAGGAACCAATGATATTGGGTACCAAAACCTCTTCGATGCTATGTTGGATTCAATATACGCTGCTCTTGAGAAGATAGGTGCACCTAATTTGGAGGTTGTTGTATCTGAGAGTGGGTGGCCATCTGCTGGCGGAGACGGAGCCTTGGTTGATAATGCACATGTTTATTACTTTCGTTTGATAAAGCATGCCTATAGTGGGAGTGGAACTCCAAAGAGACCGGGTAGGCCTATACAAACATTTTTGTTTGCCATGTTTGACGAAAACCAAAAGCCAGGTGCAGAAGTTGAGCGACATTTTGGTATATTCAATCCTGATAAATCACCCAAATACTGA